One stretch of Streptomyces hygroscopicus DNA includes these proteins:
- a CDS encoding MFS transporter, which translates to MSAGSTVTPASSRGDTNTSEISAGGGRHLGLALVVIAAAQLMVVLDATITNIALPAIQTDLGVSDANLAWIVNSYALAFGGLLLLGGKAGDLFGRRRMFQAGIIVFTLASLLGGLAPNEGLLIGARILQGVGAALAAPSALALITTTFPTGKPRNTAMGVYAAMGGVGATVGLLLGGTLTDVLDWRWVFFVNIPIGLAVLAGTRTLVEADRHPGRLDVPGAVTGTGGLISLVYGITRSGEHGWTGGLTLASFAASAVLLAAFLFLQARTADPMMPLRLFKDRNRSGSYATMLFIGSGMFATFYFLTLYMQLILGYSPVRTGFAYLPFSFGMAAAAGISSKLVAHHAPRLIAGPGLLVAAGGMFWFATLEPDSSYAAHLLPAMFVTALGLGMSFVPMTLGAVSGVDHQDTGVASALLNTAQQIGGALGLAVLSTISTSAADDKLPEAAAGLYRGLSTKDFALVARAGDAVTHGYTMAFVAAGAMFLAGLAVTAFAVNAGRQHHTEGGAAPVHMG; encoded by the coding sequence ATGTCTGCTGGCAGTACGGTCACCCCCGCGTCCTCGCGGGGGGACACCAACACGTCGGAGATCTCGGCAGGAGGAGGCCGTCATCTAGGGCTCGCCCTCGTCGTGATCGCGGCCGCCCAGCTGATGGTGGTCCTCGACGCCACGATCACCAATATCGCCCTGCCCGCCATCCAGACCGACCTGGGCGTGTCCGACGCGAACCTGGCGTGGATCGTCAATTCCTACGCCCTGGCCTTCGGTGGCCTGCTGCTGCTCGGCGGCAAGGCCGGCGACCTGTTCGGCCGCCGGCGGATGTTCCAAGCGGGCATCATCGTCTTCACCCTCGCCTCGCTGCTGGGCGGACTCGCCCCGAACGAGGGGCTGTTGATCGGCGCCCGCATCCTGCAGGGTGTCGGCGCCGCGCTCGCCGCGCCCAGCGCCCTGGCCCTGATCACCACCACGTTCCCCACGGGCAAGCCGCGCAACACCGCGATGGGTGTGTACGCGGCGATGGGCGGTGTCGGCGCCACGGTCGGCCTGCTGCTCGGCGGCACGCTGACCGACGTACTCGACTGGCGCTGGGTGTTCTTCGTCAACATCCCCATCGGCCTGGCCGTACTGGCCGGCACCCGCACCCTGGTCGAGGCCGACCGGCACCCCGGCCGCCTCGACGTGCCCGGCGCCGTCACCGGCACCGGCGGCCTGATCTCCCTCGTCTACGGCATCACACGCAGCGGCGAACACGGCTGGACAGGCGGTCTCACCCTGGCCTCCTTCGCGGCCTCCGCCGTACTGCTCGCCGCCTTCCTGTTCCTCCAGGCCCGGACCGCGGACCCGATGATGCCGCTGCGCCTGTTCAAGGACCGCAACCGCTCAGGCAGTTACGCCACGATGCTGTTCATCGGCTCCGGCATGTTCGCCACCTTCTACTTCCTCACCCTCTACATGCAGCTCATCCTGGGCTACAGCCCGGTCAGGACCGGCTTCGCCTACCTCCCCTTCAGCTTCGGCATGGCCGCCGCCGCGGGCATCAGCTCCAAGCTGGTCGCCCACCACGCGCCCCGGCTGATCGCCGGTCCCGGTCTGCTGGTCGCGGCCGGCGGCATGTTCTGGTTCGCCACCCTGGAGCCGGACTCCTCCTACGCGGCCCACCTCCTGCCCGCGATGTTCGTGACCGCCCTCGGCCTGGGCATGAGCTTCGTCCCGATGACGCTCGGCGCGGTCAGCGGGGTCGACCACCAGGACACGGGGGTCGCCTCCGCGCTGCTCAACACCGCCCAACAGATCGGCGGCGCCCTCGGCCTCGCCGTCCTCTCGACGATCTCCACGTCGGCCGCCGACGACAAGCTCCCCGAGGCGGCCGCCGGCCTCTACCGGGGCCTGTCCACCAAGGACTTCGCCCTGGTCGCCCGGGCCGGCGACGCGGTGACCCACGGCTACACCATGGCCTTCGTGGCCGCCGGCGCGATGTTCCTGGCGGGCCTGGCCGTCACCGCGTTCGCCGTCAACGCCGGCAGGCAGCACCACACCGAGGGCGGCGCGGCCCCGGTGCACATGGGCTGA
- a CDS encoding regulatory protein: MARGLVRTACAAWGLGDETAEAAALAMSELVTNAVNHARGHSLRVIVDRPANDRLYLAIVDMDPSRVPMLRTPGGDDTDGRGLILVDVLADRWGYDLLGPARRPNRKRCWAEMKAAP, encoded by the coding sequence GTGGCTCGCGGCCTGGTCCGCACGGCGTGCGCCGCGTGGGGCCTCGGCGACGAGACGGCGGAAGCCGCCGCGCTAGCGATGTCCGAACTCGTCACCAACGCCGTGAACCACGCCCGGGGGCACAGCCTGCGCGTGATCGTGGACCGCCCGGCGAATGACCGGCTGTACCTGGCGATCGTGGACATGGACCCGTCCCGGGTGCCGATGCTGCGCACCCCCGGAGGCGACGACACCGACGGGCGGGGCCTGATCCTGGTCGACGTTCTTGCCGACCGGTGGGGCTACGACCTGTTGGGCCCCGCGCGGCGGCCGAACCGTAAGCGTTGCTGGGCCGAAATGAAGGCGGCCCCGTGA
- a CDS encoding regulatory protein produces the protein MARRLRTPNRALAGLMQMEGIGNAQLARRTNAVGKELGVTLHYDKSSVSQWLAGSTPKPQARPAILEALSRLAGRPVTSAEVGWGDDPAEERDVVSGVMALSRADMEPSRRSVLTAAMYAATLVVPTYDELAGEPDQRVKDTRAGSPLRIGMSDVGTVTKMTDKVAEILDEIGAGHARPMAAAFITNTIGTYLRADASDKVRKAMLAAVSDFVYLTGWMAMYEMKQGLGQKYYLRALDLAARGEDHVTYCRTLRGMSLQASHLGYGPKALELADAAAEAAPASGPRLVAFLRGQQAAAAAMTGDRNTAVTRLRETEAALAQADNRRDAVGGYDEAAFHFHEAHVRWSLKDGPGSIKALRRSNAARSLQERQGRVHCLGVIAQRQMAMRHVEAACATWNEFLDEHQMISSARGDEHLRKLRTGLKPYASLPVVRSVAERAREVAHLKAA, from the coding sequence ATGGCACGACGACTGCGCACGCCGAATAGGGCTCTCGCGGGCCTGATGCAGATGGAGGGGATCGGAAACGCGCAGCTTGCGCGGCGCACAAACGCCGTCGGAAAAGAACTCGGGGTCACGCTGCATTACGACAAGTCGAGCGTTTCGCAGTGGCTCGCCGGCAGTACACCGAAGCCGCAGGCACGGCCCGCGATCCTCGAAGCGCTCTCCCGACTCGCCGGGCGGCCGGTAACGTCCGCCGAAGTCGGCTGGGGGGACGATCCGGCCGAAGAGCGCGATGTTGTTTCTGGAGTGATGGCGCTGAGCCGAGCAGATATGGAACCGTCCCGCCGCAGCGTGCTGACCGCGGCTATGTACGCGGCCACGCTGGTGGTCCCCACATACGACGAGCTAGCCGGGGAACCGGACCAGCGTGTGAAGGACACCCGCGCGGGGAGCCCTCTTCGTATCGGTATGAGCGACGTTGGGACCGTGACCAAGATGACGGACAAGGTCGCCGAGATCCTGGACGAGATCGGAGCTGGTCACGCTCGGCCGATGGCGGCGGCGTTCATCACCAACACCATCGGCACCTATCTGCGCGCTGACGCCTCGGACAAGGTGCGCAAGGCCATGCTCGCGGCCGTCTCTGACTTCGTGTACCTCACGGGCTGGATGGCGATGTACGAGATGAAGCAAGGGCTTGGGCAGAAGTATTACCTGCGCGCGCTCGATCTCGCGGCGAGGGGCGAGGACCACGTCACCTACTGCCGGACCCTGCGAGGCATGTCCTTGCAGGCGTCCCACCTCGGCTACGGGCCAAAGGCGTTGGAACTTGCGGACGCAGCAGCGGAGGCCGCACCCGCATCTGGGCCGCGTCTGGTGGCGTTCCTGCGTGGACAGCAGGCCGCCGCGGCGGCGATGACCGGCGACCGGAACACCGCTGTGACGCGCTTGCGTGAGACGGAGGCCGCGCTGGCTCAGGCAGACAACCGGCGGGATGCCGTGGGTGGGTACGACGAAGCCGCCTTCCACTTCCACGAGGCGCACGTCAGGTGGTCACTCAAGGACGGGCCGGGCAGCATCAAGGCCCTGCGCCGCTCCAACGCCGCCCGCAGCCTCCAAGAACGTCAGGGGCGAGTGCACTGCCTTGGAGTGATCGCTCAACGGCAGATGGCTATGCGGCACGTCGAGGCGGCCTGTGCCACCTGGAACGAGTTCCTCGACGAGCACCAGATGATCAGCTCTGCGCGGGGGGATGAGCACCTGCGGAAGCTGCGCACCGGCCTCAAGCCGTATGCGTCGCTGCCGGTTGTGCGCAGTGTCGCCGAACGGGCGCGCGAAGTCGCCCATCTGAAGGCAGCTTGA
- a CDS encoding membrane protein, with product MSAPTSGSADGSSIPGFYPDPSIPGYIRYWNGAAWVPGTSRPAPAAGEAMPAPPPGVTHTQVISPAPDETGPMFLDEEPAPRPAEETGSALPELRRSAEMDLRGAGGPPEAAAGGMGARPVPPGGVPASVDWNDPQRLYGTRPDAGSAWQADASRQGGFGGEQDHRVSWGSETDAPGDDRAGGGQADGGQWPGVPDPRRAGPGEGAGRDEGTLTMRAGGSGGTVDRSTQALPPVRRAPELPSADDGETPAPVSDGTMTIRAVGRGDGAAPTTGQGQGQVQGRNSASGRDDGTMAIRAIGRGGSRKGAEAAPPARAPHQPQQPPQTHQPQQPPQPYQPQQPQQPFGGIPAQGGGPAWQQQGHQFAQQPGPAQGAPQAAPHGAPPGAPESVIPWKPPVDNPFLLAAQAQGRPAPLGRRLAARLIDTVVLFGVVGAVAFPLWGKASDHIDEKVETAKQSGETVTVYFLDGTTGGYLGIVLGLLLVLGVVLEALPTAKWGRTLGKKLSGVRVLDIEGHDTPSFGAALRRWLVYSVLGVLVIGVLNVLWCLFDRPWRQCWHDKAARTFIAAAD from the coding sequence ATGAGCGCCCCTACCTCAGGATCCGCGGACGGCAGCTCCATTCCTGGCTTTTATCCTGATCCGTCCATCCCCGGCTACATCCGTTACTGGAACGGTGCCGCCTGGGTGCCCGGCACCAGTCGTCCCGCCCCGGCCGCGGGCGAGGCCATGCCCGCGCCGCCGCCCGGCGTCACCCATACCCAGGTGATCAGCCCGGCGCCGGACGAGACGGGCCCGATGTTCCTGGACGAGGAGCCGGCCCCGCGGCCCGCGGAGGAGACCGGCAGCGCACTGCCCGAGCTGCGCCGGAGCGCCGAGATGGACCTCCGGGGCGCGGGCGGGCCGCCCGAGGCGGCGGCCGGTGGCATGGGGGCGCGGCCGGTGCCGCCCGGCGGGGTCCCGGCATCCGTCGACTGGAACGATCCCCAGCGGCTGTACGGCACCCGCCCCGATGCCGGGTCGGCCTGGCAGGCGGACGCGTCCCGGCAGGGCGGATTCGGCGGCGAGCAGGACCACCGGGTCTCCTGGGGCTCGGAGACGGACGCCCCTGGCGACGACCGGGCCGGTGGTGGGCAGGCCGATGGCGGGCAGTGGCCCGGGGTGCCCGACCCGCGGCGGGCGGGCCCGGGCGAGGGTGCCGGACGCGATGAGGGCACGTTGACCATGCGCGCGGGCGGCAGCGGCGGGACGGTCGACCGCTCGACGCAGGCCCTGCCGCCGGTGCGCCGGGCCCCGGAGCTGCCCTCGGCGGACGACGGGGAGACGCCCGCTCCGGTGAGCGACGGGACGATGACGATCCGTGCGGTGGGGCGCGGCGACGGAGCGGCGCCCACGACGGGCCAGGGGCAGGGGCAGGTCCAGGGCCGGAACTCGGCGTCCGGCCGCGACGACGGGACGATGGCGATCCGGGCGATCGGCCGTGGCGGCTCGCGCAAGGGCGCCGAAGCGGCGCCCCCGGCCCGGGCCCCGCACCAGCCCCAGCAGCCTCCACAGACACACCAGCCTCAGCAGCCGCCGCAGCCGTACCAGCCCCAGCAGCCCCAGCAGCCCTTCGGCGGTATCCCCGCCCAGGGCGGCGGCCCGGCCTGGCAGCAGCAGGGGCACCAGTTCGCCCAGCAGCCCGGCCCGGCGCAGGGCGCCCCGCAGGCCGCACCGCATGGCGCCCCGCCGGGTGCGCCCGAGAGCGTCATCCCCTGGAAGCCGCCCGTCGACAACCCCTTCCTGCTGGCCGCCCAGGCCCAGGGACGGCCCGCCCCGCTCGGCCGCCGCCTCGCCGCCCGGCTGATCGACACGGTCGTGCTGTTCGGCGTCGTCGGTGCCGTCGCGTTCCCGCTGTGGGGCAAGGCGAGCGACCACATCGACGAGAAGGTCGAGACGGCCAAGCAGAGCGGTGAGACCGTCACGGTCTACTTCCTGGACGGCACGACCGGCGGCTATCTCGGCATCGTCCTCGGTCTGCTGCTCGTCCTCGGCGTCGTCCTGGAGGCGCTGCCGACCGCCAAATGGGGCCGCACGCTGGGCAAGAAGCTGAGCGGGGTGCGGGTGCTGGACATCGAGGGGCACGACACCCCGTCCTTCGGCGCCGCGCTGCGCCGCTGGCTGGTCTACTCGGTGTTGGGGGTGCTCGTCATCGGTGTGCTGAACGTGCTGTGGTGCCTGTTCGACCGCCCGTGGCGGCAGTGCTGGCACGACAAGGCGGCCCGCACCTTCATCGCGGCGGCCGACTGA
- a CDS encoding XRE family transcriptional regulator, protein MAFPLPILEPMDRNTELSEFLRSRRARLSPGDAGVSVTNDSPRRVPGLRREELAQLAGVSTDYYTRLEQGRHLNVSETVLDAVARALQLDDTERAYLFELTRPRPRRTVRRRPPRPQRVRPGVHALLRTLDGISPAFVLGRRGDVLASNQLARALIIDFEALPYHERNMARFMFLDEAARSLWPDWETVAAEMVASLRLEAGRHPEDPRLTELVGELTIKSPDFRKWWADHNVREKTHGVKRYHHPVVGDMTLSYENVAIPGDPDQALCMYTVEPGSPSEAALRLLASWTAPPSARSSAPSSDARPSGGPSSDVSP, encoded by the coding sequence ATGGCATTTCCGTTGCCAATACTGGAACCCATGGACCGCAATACCGAGCTCAGTGAGTTCCTGCGGAGCCGCAGGGCTCGTCTGAGCCCTGGGGACGCGGGCGTGAGCGTGACCAACGACAGTCCCCGTCGAGTGCCGGGGCTGCGCCGCGAGGAGCTGGCGCAGCTGGCCGGGGTGAGCACGGACTACTACACGCGTCTGGAACAGGGCCGCCACCTCAATGTGTCGGAGACGGTGCTGGACGCCGTGGCCCGTGCGCTGCAGCTCGACGACACCGAGCGCGCGTACCTCTTCGAGCTGACCCGGCCGCGCCCCCGGCGCACGGTGCGCCGCCGGCCGCCCCGCCCCCAGCGGGTGCGGCCCGGGGTGCATGCGCTGCTGCGGACGCTGGACGGGATCTCACCGGCCTTCGTCCTCGGCCGCAGGGGCGATGTCCTGGCCTCCAACCAGCTGGCCCGGGCGCTGATCATCGACTTCGAGGCGCTCCCGTACCACGAGCGCAACATGGCCCGTTTCATGTTCCTCGACGAGGCGGCCCGTTCCCTGTGGCCGGACTGGGAGACGGTCGCGGCGGAGATGGTGGCCTCACTCCGGCTGGAGGCCGGGCGCCATCCCGAGGACCCCCGGCTGACCGAGCTGGTGGGCGAGCTCACCATCAAGAGCCCGGACTTCCGCAAGTGGTGGGCGGACCACAACGTGCGGGAGAAGACCCACGGCGTCAAGCGCTACCACCATCCGGTGGTCGGGGACATGACGTTGTCCTACGAGAACGTGGCCATTCCCGGCGATCCCGACCAGGCGCTGTGCATGTACACGGTCGAGCCCGGCTCTCCCTCCGAGGCGGCCCTGCGGCTGCTGGCGAGCTGGACCGCGCCTCCTTCCGCCCGTTCCTCCGCGCCCTCTTCCGATGCGCGTCCTTCGGGGGGACCGTCCTCCGACGTTTCCCCCTGA
- a CDS encoding zinc-binding dehydrogenase: MTTSVTAYAAPAPKAPLEKTTVERRALREHDILIEIAYAGICHSDIHQAREEWGSAQFPMVPGHEIAGVVAEVGPGVTKYAVGDRVGVGCFVDSCRECANCLAGEEQFCLKGEVATYNGNEYDGAPTYGGYSTHIVVDENYALRIPEGISLDIAAPLLCAGITLYSPLAHWNAGPGKKVAIVGLGGLGHMGVKIAHAMGAEVTVLSQTLRKKDDGLRLGADHFYATGDDSTFTELAGTFDLIVNTTSANLPLDSYLSLLKVDGTLVHVGAPENPSAFAQFSLIMGRKSMAGSKIGSIRETQEMLDFCAEHGLGAEIELINGDQINEAYERVVSSDVRYRFVIDIASLKA; this comes from the coding sequence ATGACCACCAGCGTCACCGCCTACGCAGCCCCCGCTCCGAAGGCTCCGCTGGAAAAGACCACCGTCGAGCGCCGCGCACTGCGCGAGCACGACATCCTCATCGAGATCGCCTACGCCGGTATCTGCCACTCCGACATCCACCAGGCCCGCGAGGAATGGGGCTCCGCCCAGTTCCCGATGGTGCCCGGCCATGAGATCGCCGGTGTGGTCGCCGAGGTCGGCCCCGGTGTGACCAAGTACGCCGTGGGCGACCGGGTCGGCGTGGGCTGCTTCGTCGACTCCTGCCGCGAGTGCGCGAACTGCCTCGCGGGCGAGGAGCAGTTCTGCCTCAAGGGCGAGGTGGCCACGTACAACGGCAACGAGTACGACGGCGCCCCCACCTACGGCGGCTACAGCACCCACATCGTGGTGGACGAGAACTACGCCCTGCGCATCCCCGAGGGGATTTCGCTGGACATCGCCGCCCCGCTGCTGTGCGCCGGGATCACCCTCTACTCCCCGCTCGCCCACTGGAACGCCGGTCCCGGTAAGAAGGTCGCCATCGTCGGCCTGGGCGGCCTCGGCCACATGGGCGTGAAGATCGCCCATGCGATGGGCGCCGAGGTGACCGTGCTGAGCCAGACGCTCCGTAAGAAGGACGACGGGCTGCGGCTGGGCGCCGACCACTTCTACGCCACCGGTGACGACTCCACCTTCACCGAGCTGGCCGGCACCTTCGACCTGATCGTCAACACGACCTCGGCGAACCTCCCGCTGGACAGCTACCTGTCGCTGCTGAAGGTCGACGGCACGCTGGTGCACGTGGGCGCGCCGGAGAACCCCAGCGCCTTCGCCCAGTTCTCGCTGATCATGGGCCGCAAGTCGATGGCCGGGTCGAAGATCGGCAGCATCCGGGAGACGCAGGAGATGCTGGACTTCTGCGCCGAGCACGGGCTCGGAGCGGAGATCGAGCTGATCAACGGCGACCAGATCAACGAAGCGTACGAGCGCGTCGTGAGCAGCGATGTGCGGTACCGCTTCGTGATCGACATCGCCTCTCTCAAAGCCTGA
- a CDS encoding protein-L-isoaspartate O-methyltransferase, with the protein MNAPALDQARPYMAALADELTQAGAIRTRPWAEAFANVPRHVFVPQWFEQETNDRGIAVWREHRATIAEDTLAAVYRDQTLVTALDPATTEQVDETAWTGVPTSSSTLPSLMAGMLEDLNTEDGHRILEIGTGTGYNAALMCARLGEHLVHSIDVDPVLVEAAQRRLTDAGCTPQVIPGDGTRGYPTGDTFDRIIATCSVPAIPQAWIDQSKPGTILITDVALGIEGGLVRLAVDEQQRALGHFTTTAGRFMAARTDARTYAPPPRPERAPETETRPTVVTAENIRGHYPFRLLLAFHLPEAEFVYHLDDTTGTMAIQIQQPDGSWARAPLTGDNTGTVSYGGDAELWQQAESAWRWWNDVGRPSQDRFGYAREADGSAYVWHIPDGTRWSLPHSTAGRA; encoded by the coding sequence ATGAACGCCCCAGCCCTCGACCAGGCCCGCCCCTACATGGCGGCCCTCGCCGACGAGCTCACTCAGGCCGGCGCCATCCGCACCCGCCCATGGGCCGAAGCGTTCGCCAATGTCCCCCGCCACGTGTTCGTCCCCCAGTGGTTCGAGCAGGAGACCAACGACAGGGGCATCGCCGTCTGGCGCGAGCACCGCGCTACCATCGCCGAGGACACCCTCGCCGCCGTCTACCGCGACCAGACGCTCGTGACCGCCCTCGACCCGGCCACCACCGAGCAGGTCGACGAGACGGCATGGACCGGCGTCCCGACCTCGTCCAGCACTCTGCCAAGCCTCATGGCCGGCATGCTCGAAGACCTCAACACCGAAGATGGACACCGGATTCTCGAAATCGGCACCGGCACCGGCTACAACGCCGCCCTAATGTGCGCACGCCTCGGGGAACACCTCGTGCACTCCATCGACGTCGACCCCGTCCTCGTCGAGGCCGCACAGCGGCGCCTCACCGACGCCGGATGCACCCCCCAAGTCATCCCGGGCGATGGAACGCGGGGCTACCCCACCGGGGACACGTTCGACCGGATCATCGCCACCTGTTCCGTGCCCGCCATCCCCCAAGCGTGGATCGACCAGAGCAAGCCCGGAACCATCCTGATCACCGACGTCGCCCTCGGCATCGAGGGCGGCCTCGTCCGCCTCGCCGTCGACGAGCAACAGCGCGCCCTCGGCCACTTCACCACCACCGCCGGCCGCTTCATGGCAGCCCGCACCGACGCACGCACCTACGCCCCACCCCCACGACCTGAACGGGCACCGGAAACAGAAACCCGACCCACGGTGGTCACCGCCGAGAACATCCGCGGTCACTACCCCTTCCGCCTGTTGCTCGCCTTCCACCTGCCCGAGGCGGAATTCGTCTACCACCTCGACGACACCACAGGCACCATGGCCATCCAGATTCAGCAGCCCGACGGGTCTTGGGCCCGCGCACCCCTGACCGGCGACAACACCGGAACCGTCAGCTACGGCGGCGACGCCGAACTCTGGCAGCAAGCCGAGTCGGCTTGGCGTTGGTGGAACGACGTCGGCCGCCCGTCGCAGGACCGGTTCGGGTACGCCCGTGAAGCGGACGGAAGCGCTTACGTCTGGCACATCCCCGACGGAACCCGATGGAGCCTCCCCCACTCCACAGCTGGGCGTGCATGA
- a CDS encoding teichoic acid biosynthesis protein C → MHTEKYTAGRLTRRRFTLGGGVAAAGALGAFAARAGAATVAGGRFDLSVPSTPLIREKTPHNATVLQSFAFDDVGGHLYTVQLMQGGIQLSGESAPVSGADRAAHGDLCVTKLSLAGAELGSMYLKGFGHGVAMGCEPVGSTAYLWTESDANPDSGYGRAISRFKFADGTVLSSGSSSLVKHRPVAGSTSNQPAVDMLNRRLLLRYRLGGEARYRLMSLSGVSAGDYTAVYDDIPQTGVEDGEVFQGFTVLGDYAYQMTGTAYTDEDGANPPSGHGNTYVSCIDLRTGELVQRARTEAAYSLSYREPEGLAVQLSSPRRLCMGFASGAAGDRKVSVYYKAQ, encoded by the coding sequence ATGCACACGGAAAAGTACACTGCGGGTCGTTTGACCAGGCGTAGGTTCACCCTCGGCGGGGGCGTGGCCGCGGCCGGCGCGCTCGGTGCCTTCGCCGCCCGCGCGGGGGCCGCCACCGTGGCGGGGGGCCGGTTCGATCTGTCGGTGCCCTCCACCCCGCTGATCCGCGAGAAGACCCCGCACAACGCCACCGTGCTGCAGTCCTTCGCTTTCGACGACGTGGGCGGCCACCTCTACACCGTCCAGCTGATGCAGGGCGGTATCCAGCTCAGCGGGGAATCCGCCCCCGTCTCCGGCGCCGACCGCGCCGCCCACGGCGATCTGTGCGTCACCAAGCTGTCCCTCGCCGGAGCGGAGCTGGGCTCCATGTACCTCAAGGGATTCGGGCACGGCGTCGCGATGGGCTGCGAGCCGGTCGGCTCCACCGCCTATCTGTGGACCGAGTCGGACGCGAACCCCGACTCCGGCTACGGCCGCGCCATCAGCCGCTTCAAGTTCGCCGATGGCACCGTGCTGTCGTCCGGTTCGTCCTCGCTGGTCAAGCACCGCCCGGTGGCGGGCTCCACCAGCAACCAGCCCGCCGTCGACATGCTCAACCGCCGGCTGCTGCTGCGCTACCGCCTCGGCGGCGAGGCCCGCTACCGGCTGATGAGCCTCTCCGGGGTCAGCGCGGGCGACTACACCGCCGTGTACGACGACATACCCCAGACCGGCGTCGAGGACGGCGAGGTCTTCCAGGGCTTCACGGTCCTCGGCGACTACGCGTACCAGATGACCGGCACCGCCTACACCGACGAGGACGGCGCCAACCCGCCCTCCGGCCACGGCAACACCTACGTCTCCTGCATCGATCTGCGCACCGGCGAACTCGTTCAGCGCGCCCGCACCGAGGCCGCCTACTCGCTGAGCTACCGCGAGCCGGAGGGCCTGGCCGTCCAGCTTTCCAGCCCCCGACGGCTGTGCATGGGCTTCGCCTCGGGCGCCGCCGGAGACCGTAAGGTCAGCGTCTACTACAAGGCGCAGTAG
- a CDS encoding FAD-linked oxidase, translated as MTDLIELLREGLPEEAVLTDPDVTGAYAHDMASFCDAGAPAVVVLPRTVEQVQHVCRTATALRVPVVPQGARTGLSGAANASEGCIVLSLVKMDRILEINPVDRIAVVEPGVINATLSRAVMEKGLYYPPDPSSWEQCTIGGNIGTASGGLCCVKYGVTAEYVLGLDVVLADGRLLKTGRRTAKGVAGYDLTRLFVGSEGSLGIVVGAVLALKPAPLEQLVLAAEFPSTASACDAICRIMERGHAPSLLELMDRTSVRAVNAMGNMGLPESTEALLMAAFDTPDPAPDLAAVAELCTAAGATEVVPAEDAAESDMLLQARRMTLPALEAVKGVTMIDDVCVPRSRLAEMIDGTAAIAEKHALTIGVVAHAGDGNTHPTVCFDPADPDESRRARESFDEIMALGLELGGTITGEHGVGVLKREWLARELGPVGVELQQGIKQVFDPLGLLNPGKLF; from the coding sequence ATGACGGACCTCATCGAGCTGCTGCGGGAGGGCCTCCCCGAGGAGGCCGTGCTGACCGACCCGGATGTGACCGGGGCCTACGCACACGACATGGCGAGCTTCTGCGATGCGGGCGCGCCCGCCGTCGTCGTCCTCCCGCGCACGGTCGAGCAGGTGCAGCATGTCTGCCGCACCGCCACCGCGCTGCGCGTCCCGGTCGTGCCCCAGGGCGCGCGCACCGGCCTGTCGGGCGCGGCCAACGCGTCCGAGGGCTGCATCGTGCTGTCCCTGGTCAAGATGGACCGGATCCTGGAGATCAACCCGGTCGACCGGATCGCGGTCGTCGAACCGGGCGTCATCAACGCGACCCTGTCCCGGGCCGTCATGGAGAAGGGCCTCTACTACCCGCCGGACCCCTCCAGCTGGGAGCAGTGCACGATCGGCGGCAACATCGGCACCGCGTCCGGCGGGCTGTGCTGTGTGAAGTACGGCGTCACCGCCGAATACGTCCTCGGGCTCGATGTCGTCCTCGCCGACGGGCGGCTGCTGAAGACCGGCCGCCGCACCGCCAAGGGCGTCGCGGGCTACGACCTGACCCGGCTGTTCGTCGGCTCCGAGGGCAGCCTCGGCATCGTCGTCGGCGCGGTCCTCGCCCTCAAGCCCGCCCCGCTGGAACAGCTCGTCCTGGCCGCCGAGTTCCCCTCCACCGCGTCCGCCTGCGACGCCATCTGCCGGATCATGGAGCGCGGCCACGCCCCCTCGCTGCTGGAGCTGATGGACCGGACGAGCGTCCGCGCGGTCAACGCGATGGGGAACATGGGCCTCCCGGAGTCCACCGAAGCCCTGCTGATGGCGGCGTTCGACACCCCGGACCCGGCCCCCGACCTCGCCGCCGTCGCCGAGCTGTGCACGGCGGCCGGTGCGACGGAGGTGGTCCCGGCCGAGGACGCCGCCGAGTCCGACATGCTGCTCCAGGCCCGCCGGATGACGCTTCCGGCACTGGAGGCGGTCAAGGGCGTCACCATGATCGACGACGTCTGTGTGCCCCGCTCCCGGCTCGCCGAGATGATCGACGGCACGGCCGCCATCGCCGAGAAGCACGCCCTCACGATCGGCGTCGTGGCCCACGCCGGGGACGGCAACACCCATCCGACGGTGTGCTTCGACCCGGCGGATCCCGACGAGTCCCGGCGGGCCCGGGAGTCGTTCGACGAGATCATGGCGCTGGGTCTTGAGCTCGGCGGCACCATCACCGGTGAGCACGGCGTCGGCGTCCTCAAACGGGAGTGGCTGGCGCGGGAACTGGGCCCGGTGGGGGTGGAGTTGCAGCAAGGGATCAAGCAGGTCTTCGATCCGCTGGGCCTGCTCAACCCCGGCAAGCTCTTTTGA